Proteins encoded together in one Chryseobacterium sp. G0201 window:
- a CDS encoding AAA family ATPase, translating into MIINFSVENFGSIKEKQTLSFLANKSDHLENYYIIEPIKGLRLNKLALIYGANASGKTTVLKALDFLREICTNPFDKKTDKFNFEPFLFDENTPRENTKFELEFVQSGVKYFYEVELNKNCIIFEKLFNYNTNKALIFERHTNEKKELTSIKFGSKIKKRKTLEDNLEIFTLWNNTVLGGFQKANLDSFELMESSEWFKNLLNLAIDNKKSEEFVTLLLEEQNISKSFILNILQKADLNISDLDLNIQNEDLDDDTVSFFSKKYGNKAVEELRDKAKIREVTLTHNVKGKNYSLNVDSESKGTQRYLGYSGLLNMLIKFERFIMPIDELEASLHPDLFQHFLFLFIVNSKNSQLIVTTHNREILNNRDLFRDDVIWFTDKNEDSATELYSLADFDSSVVRDTSNVFNAYKSGKLGGVPNLGDYYIDLNESE; encoded by the coding sequence ATGATAATTAATTTCAGTGTAGAAAATTTTGGATCTATAAAAGAAAAGCAAACTCTATCTTTTTTAGCCAATAAATCTGACCATTTAGAAAATTATTATATTATTGAGCCAATTAAAGGATTACGTCTTAATAAATTAGCTTTGATTTATGGTGCAAATGCCTCTGGAAAAACTACGGTTTTAAAAGCGCTGGATTTTTTAAGAGAGATTTGTACAAATCCCTTTGATAAAAAAACTGATAAATTCAATTTTGAACCTTTTCTCTTTGATGAAAATACTCCTAGAGAAAATACAAAATTTGAATTAGAATTTGTTCAAAGTGGAGTAAAATATTTTTATGAAGTTGAATTAAATAAGAACTGTATCATATTTGAGAAACTTTTTAATTACAATACAAATAAGGCTCTAATTTTTGAAAGGCATACTAACGAAAAGAAGGAATTAACTTCAATAAAATTTGGAAGCAAGATTAAAAAACGCAAAACTTTAGAAGATAATCTTGAAATATTTACACTTTGGAATAATACGGTTTTAGGGGGGTTTCAAAAAGCTAATTTAGATAGTTTTGAACTTATGGAGAGTTCGGAATGGTTTAAAAATTTATTAAATTTAGCTATTGATAATAAAAAGTCTGAAGAATTTGTAACACTCTTATTAGAAGAGCAAAATATAAGTAAATCATTTATACTAAATATTTTACAGAAAGCTGATCTAAATATTAGTGATTTAGATTTAAATATTCAAAATGAGGATTTAGATGATGATACAGTAAGTTTCTTTTCTAAAAAGTATGGAAATAAGGCCGTTGAAGAGTTAAGAGATAAAGCTAAAATTAGAGAAGTAACTTTGACACATAATGTCAAAGGTAAGAACTATTCATTAAACGTAGATTCCGAATCAAAAGGTACTCAGAGATATTTAGGTTATTCTGGATTATTAAATATGTTAATTAAATTCGAGAGATTTATAATGCCAATTGATGAATTAGAAGCTTCTTTACATCCTGACTTGTTTCAACATTTTCTATTCTTATTTATTGTGAATTCAAAAAATTCTCAACTAATCGTGACAACTCATAACAGAGAAATTTTAAATAATAGAGATTTATTCCGAGATGATGTCATTTGGTTTACAGATAAAAATGAAGATTCAGCAACTGAACTTTATTCGTTAGCCGATTTTGACTCTTCTGTTGTGAGAGATACATCAAATGTTTTTAACGCTTATAAGTCTGGAAAATTGGGGGGAGTTCCAAATTTAGGAGATTATTATATTGATTTGAATGAAAGCGAATAA